Proteins encoded in a region of the bacterium genome:
- a CDS encoding MBL fold metallo-hydrolase, which produces MEITWLGHAGFMLEGVKRIYIDPYQIKTGLPPADIVLVTHSHFDHFSQNDIKRILGDSTVIVAPSDCKMSGNVRNVKPGDTIEIGGVKIEAVPAYNIGKRFHPKESGWVGYVVEMDGVRVYHAGDTDLIPEMKSINADVALLPIGGTYTMNVSEAIEAAKTIKPKLAIPMHFGSIVGSTSDAINFCRKCPIDCKVPEIYEPIKVQF; this is translated from the coding sequence ATGGAAATAACATGGTTGGGACATGCTGGATTCATGCTTGAGGGAGTAAAGAGGATATACATAGACCCTTACCAGATAAAAACCGGATTACCACCTGCTGACATTGTTCTTGTTACTCATTCTCACTTCGACCACTTCTCTCAGAACGATATAAAGCGCATCCTCGGCGATAGCACAGTTATTGTAGCCCCTTCCGATTGCAAAATGTCGGGTAATGTGAGAAATGTTAAACCCGGCGATACTATCGAAATAGGCGGTGTGAAAATTGAAGCTGTCCCAGCGTATAATATTGGGAAAAGATTTCACCCCAAAGAAAGCGGCTGGGTTGGGTATGTGGTGGAGATGGATGGCGTAAGAGTTTATCATGCAGGTGACACAGACCTGATACCAGAAATGAAGTCGATCAACGCAGATGTAGCACTTTTACCGATAGGTGGAACATACACCATGAATGTCTCTGAGGCGATAGAAGCGGCGAAAACGATAAAACCCAAGCTTGCCATACCAATGCATTTCGGCTCCATAGTGGGTTCAACCAGCGATGCCATAAACTTCTGCAGAAAGTGCCCAATAGATTGCAAAGTCCCCGAGATTTACGAGCCAATAAAAGTGCAATTTTAG
- a CDS encoding DUF4292 domain-containing protein, translated as MRRAAFSVLILMLFLLFYGCAPRKVVTPVPKISKDALLDSLLSMDKKVETITIHGKATFEWGDHKKRFSVHEITKREKNLINLHIDGPFGVTTAILWFCKPESICIYLPSSKAVLLEPLGKSIENVVVPPEREILTDMISGLVPLRYFADSVMDFELVESGAYITFIKSGKVLVVFARPDPWHVESYEFSKIDDLRGQLDVSFPEGELVDGVWLPKKIVINAPSVKQKIEVEVRKIKLNEQLPDSLFRIKIPDNVKWMRAY; from the coding sequence ATGCGGAGGGCAGCGTTTTCGGTTTTGATTTTGATGTTGTTCCTTTTGTTCTATGGTTGTGCCCCTCGGAAAGTAGTAACGCCAGTCCCGAAGATTTCAAAAGATGCGCTTCTGGATTCGCTTCTATCTATGGATAAAAAAGTAGAGACTATAACTATCCACGGCAAAGCCACTTTCGAATGGGGAGACCACAAAAAACGCTTTAGTGTGCATGAAATAACAAAAAGAGAGAAAAATTTAATAAACCTTCACATCGACGGCCCCTTTGGAGTAACAACAGCAATATTATGGTTTTGCAAACCCGAATCTATTTGCATCTATTTGCCATCTTCCAAGGCAGTGCTTCTCGAGCCGCTGGGTAAAAGCATCGAAAATGTGGTTGTGCCGCCTGAACGCGAAATTCTTACCGACATGATCTCTGGTTTGGTTCCATTGCGTTATTTTGCTGATTCCGTGATGGATTTTGAACTCGTTGAGAGCGGTGCGTATATAACATTTATAAAGAGCGGAAAAGTGCTCGTTGTGTTCGCTCGGCCTGACCCATGGCACGTGGAAAGCTACGAATTCTCGAAGATTGACGATTTGCGGGGGCAGCTCGATGTATCCTTCCCTGAAGGTGAGTTAGTGGATGGAGTGTGGCTGCCGAAAAAAATCGTGATAAATGCCCCATCAGTGAAGCAGAAAATTGAGGTAGAAGTCAGGAAAATCAAGCTTAACGAGCAGCTTCCCGATTCACTCTTTCGGATAAAAATTCCAGATAATGTGAAGTGGATGAGGGCATATTGA
- the rplU gene encoding 50S ribosomal protein L21, protein MFAIVEIAGVQVKVSEGDMVWVPYMGNHEPGEKLSFDTVYLIANGEKIHVGKPIVEGAKVEATLVEHTKGPKLIVFKKRRRKGFHKKQGHRQKYSVIRINQIITSDKS, encoded by the coding sequence ATGTTCGCCATAGTGGAAATAGCTGGAGTTCAGGTTAAAGTATCCGAAGGGGACATGGTCTGGGTTCCATACATGGGGAACCACGAACCCGGTGAGAAATTGAGTTTTGATACTGTTTACCTCATCGCCAACGGAGAGAAAATCCATGTCGGCAAGCCTATAGTTGAAGGTGCCAAAGTTGAAGCCACACTTGTTGAACACACCAAAGGTCCAAAGCTTATAGTATTTAAAAAGCGCAGGAGAAAGGGCTTCCACAAAAAACAAGGTCACAGACAAAAATATTCTGTGATCCGCATTAATCAAATAATCACATCAGATAAAAGTTGA
- a CDS encoding FAD-dependent oxidoreductase has product MIRDVEFLIIGGGPAGLSAALAATEYGVQTLVIDESIKLGGQLIKQTHKFFGSKMERAGTRGFVIGEQLVQELSQRENFSAMTGTTAAGIYEDGVVTAVRNETEWLKFRPKKILIATGASERMIAFPGNDLPGVYGAGAVQTLMNVYGILPGERVLMVGAGNIGLIVSYQLLQAGVRVAAVVEIMDKIGGYWVHASKIRRLGVPILTRYTIIRANGNESVESAVIAKVDDNFNPIPGTEVEVKVDTICLAVGLTPTLELLFQAGAQMKYVPELGGDVPLRDRFLRTSVENIYVAGDAAGIEEASSAMLEGNIVGLAVAKSLGYDVPDFERKIEVLENELKVLRAGPLSQKIREGLKKVLVSWEN; this is encoded by the coding sequence ATGATTCGTGATGTCGAGTTTTTGATTATAGGTGGTGGTCCTGCTGGGCTTTCCGCAGCCCTGGCGGCGACAGAATATGGGGTTCAAACGCTCGTTATTGACGAAAGCATAAAACTTGGAGGGCAATTAATAAAACAAACCCATAAATTTTTTGGCTCAAAGATGGAGCGTGCTGGCACGCGTGGTTTCGTTATTGGCGAGCAGCTCGTTCAAGAACTGTCACAGCGAGAAAACTTTTCAGCCATGACGGGCACTACTGCTGCTGGAATCTATGAGGATGGTGTTGTCACTGCCGTTAGAAATGAGACCGAATGGCTTAAATTCCGCCCGAAAAAAATTCTCATAGCAACGGGCGCAAGCGAACGGATGATAGCGTTCCCCGGAAACGACCTTCCCGGGGTTTATGGTGCAGGTGCGGTGCAAACGCTTATGAATGTTTACGGGATTCTGCCCGGCGAGAGGGTGCTTATGGTTGGCGCAGGGAACATAGGGCTTATAGTATCGTATCAATTGCTTCAGGCTGGCGTCAGAGTGGCAGCTGTGGTAGAAATAATGGACAAAATTGGTGGTTATTGGGTTCATGCCAGTAAAATTCGACGCCTTGGGGTCCCAATTCTGACGAGATATACAATAATAAGAGCAAATGGCAATGAGTCAGTAGAGTCGGCTGTAATAGCAAAGGTTGATGATAATTTTAACCCTATTCCTGGCACAGAGGTTGAGGTAAAAGTCGATACTATTTGCCTTGCGGTTGGGCTTACGCCAACCCTCGAGCTTTTATTCCAGGCGGGGGCACAGATGAAGTATGTTCCGGAACTTGGCGGCGATGTGCCTTTGAGGGATAGGTTCTTAAGAACGAGCGTGGAGAACATTTATGTTGCTGGTGATGCAGCGGGCATTGAGGAAGCATCGAGCGCAATGTTAGAGGGAAACATTGTCGGGCTCGCTGTGGCTAAGTCGCTTGGATACGATGTTCCCGATTTCGAGAGGAAAATAGAGGTTCTCGAAAATGAGCTTAAGGTTCTTAGAGCTGGACCTTTATCCCAGAAAATAAGAGAAGGGCTGAAAAAAGTGTTGGTAAGCTGGGAAAACTAA
- a CDS encoding OmpA family protein, protein MIRAFILLSLVINLLGAYDYFSVEAGAGVLESPCLALGVMFNSDSKLAFGAGVATAKNDEFIAAPKILSRFKIIMTKRASTELDVGGGVFFRENDKKPFFEVSVGGSYLLTCAVVAKLAFGVATAGFESDGTKFGIALKLEVKLGFSDKDHDWVVDRLDRCPKTPEGALVDKNGCALDSDADGVFDGIDKCPNTPLAALVDSTGCPEDSDSDGVYDGVDRCPNTPKGINVDSVGCPVDSDHDGVPDYADSCSNTPSGAVVDLIGCPRDSDEDGVLDGLDQCPGTPTGFEVDRFGCPKIPPVEHEEIENLFRDNLELTASALNKLQRLALRLRAYPARKIKMLVYTDIQGSPAYNRRRARKVGEKIIQFLKDEGVDPKQIEVVAMGERDPVIRSYSAEAKRKNRRVVFVYEEK, encoded by the coding sequence ATGATTCGAGCATTTATACTCTTATCGTTGGTCATCAACCTTTTGGGCGCCTACGATTACTTTTCAGTCGAGGCTGGCGCAGGGGTTCTTGAGAGCCCCTGTCTTGCTTTAGGTGTTATGTTCAATTCCGATAGTAAATTGGCTTTTGGTGCTGGTGTCGCAACCGCAAAAAACGATGAGTTCATAGCAGCGCCTAAAATTCTCTCCCGCTTTAAGATAATTATGACTAAAAGGGCTTCGACTGAGCTTGATGTTGGTGGCGGTGTTTTTTTCCGCGAAAACGATAAAAAACCGTTCTTCGAGGTTTCCGTTGGTGGTTCATATCTTTTGACATGCGCCGTTGTGGCAAAGTTGGCTTTTGGTGTGGCTACTGCGGGATTTGAGAGTGATGGAACGAAATTTGGCATTGCGCTAAAGCTTGAGGTAAAGCTTGGTTTCAGTGATAAGGACCACGATTGGGTGGTGGACCGATTGGACCGCTGCCCGAAAACCCCTGAAGGAGCTTTGGTAGATAAAAATGGTTGTGCCTTAGATAGTGATGCTGATGGCGTTTTTGATGGCATCGATAAGTGCCCTAACACGCCTTTGGCTGCGCTCGTTGATTCGACTGGTTGCCCTGAGGACAGCGATAGCGACGGTGTTTACGATGGCGTTGATAGATGCCCAAATACGCCCAAGGGCATTAATGTCGATTCGGTAGGCTGTCCCGTTGATTCTGACCACGATGGTGTTCCCGATTATGCTGATTCTTGCTCTAATACCCCTTCGGGTGCAGTGGTGGACCTTATAGGTTGCCCGCGCGATTCCGATGAAGATGGTGTGCTCGACGGTTTAGACCAGTGCCCGGGCACTCCCACGGGTTTTGAGGTGGATAGGTTCGGGTGCCCCAAAATACCCCCTGTGGAGCATGAGGAGATAGAAAACCTTTTCCGCGACAATCTTGAGCTTACCGCAAGTGCACTGAATAAACTTCAAAGGCTGGCTTTAAGGCTGAGAGCCTATCCCGCAAGAAAAATTAAAATGCTTGTTTATACAGACATTCAAGGAAGCCCCGCCTACAACAGAAGACGAGCGCGAAAAGTCGGTGAAAAAATAATTCAATTCCTCAAAGACGAAGGTGTTGATCCGAAGCAGATAGAGGTTGTAGCGATGGGCGAACGGGACCCGGTAATCCGAAGCTACAGCGCTGAGGCAAAAAGAAAGAACAGGCGAGTCGTGTTCGTTTACGAGGAAAAGTAA
- a CDS encoding adenylosuccinate synthase, whose translation MVEKSNKLVVGLFWGDEGKAKIVDFLTPYAEVVVRYQGGANAGHSVEVAGQRFVLHQVPTGILHPDKKCVLGAGMVIDLPQLVEELSELESKGIEWRGRVMVSPRAHLVLPYHKLIEEIQEAKRSIGTTRRGIGPAYRDKAARIGIRVGEVKLGKAHLIKRLGIWLKEVGELYEKTAGVSFPSPESVANELVSSAELLADSITEASAYLYEVAKRGGILAEGAQGTMLSLNWGTYPFVTSSETTAGGASEGLGIDIRMFDSIIGVAKAFCTRVGNGPFPTEADEETQKLLRGTGENLYDEFGSTTGRPRRCGWFDSVILRYSTRINGVQEIALTKLDVLSGIEPLKVAVNYRDYGDELPVTAEEMETVEPIYEELPGWSMDISAVRKFEELPENAKNYIRFLEKIAGVPIRYIGVGPGRDDIIVRGEQ comes from the coding sequence ATGGTGGAAAAGAGCAACAAATTGGTGGTAGGGTTATTCTGGGGCGACGAGGGCAAGGCAAAAATTGTGGACTTTCTCACTCCGTATGCAGAGGTAGTGGTTCGCTACCAGGGCGGGGCTAATGCAGGGCACTCAGTCGAAGTGGCTGGACAGCGTTTCGTTCTCCATCAGGTCCCCACTGGAATACTTCATCCCGATAAGAAGTGCGTTCTCGGTGCTGGAATGGTTATAGATTTGCCGCAGCTTGTGGAAGAGCTTTCCGAACTCGAAAGTAAAGGAATTGAGTGGCGGGGCAGAGTAATGGTAAGTCCCCGTGCTCACCTTGTGTTGCCCTACCATAAGCTTATCGAGGAAATCCAGGAAGCCAAGCGTTCCATAGGAACGACAAGGCGGGGGATAGGACCCGCGTATCGCGATAAAGCCGCAAGAATAGGAATAAGAGTAGGTGAGGTCAAGCTGGGCAAGGCACATCTTATTAAGAGACTTGGTATATGGCTAAAGGAAGTTGGGGAGCTATACGAAAAGACTGCTGGCGTGTCTTTCCCTTCGCCAGAAAGCGTGGCGAACGAGCTGGTTAGTTCCGCTGAGTTACTCGCGGATTCTATAACTGAGGCGAGCGCATATCTTTATGAGGTCGCTAAGCGCGGCGGAATACTCGCCGAGGGCGCTCAAGGAACTATGTTATCCCTCAATTGGGGAACATACCCGTTCGTAACAAGCTCGGAGACTACTGCCGGCGGTGCTTCAGAGGGACTCGGCATCGATATCAGAATGTTTGATTCGATAATAGGAGTCGCAAAAGCCTTCTGCACGAGAGTCGGCAATGGTCCCTTCCCGACAGAGGCTGACGAGGAAACACAGAAATTGCTGAGAGGAACTGGCGAAAATCTTTACGACGAGTTCGGCTCTACTACTGGCCGGCCGCGGCGATGCGGGTGGTTCGATTCCGTGATACTTCGTTACTCAACCAGGATAAACGGTGTCCAGGAGATAGCGCTCACAAAACTTGATGTTCTCTCCGGAATTGAGCCGCTCAAAGTGGCTGTTAATTACCGCGATTATGGCGACGAACTACCTGTAACAGCGGAGGAAATGGAAACTGTAGAACCCATTTACGAGGAGCTCCCCGGCTGGAGCATGGATATTTCTGCGGTTCGTAAGTTCGAAGAGTTGCCCGAAAACGCCAAAAATTATATTCGATTTTTGGAAAAGATAGCAGGAGTGCCGATACGATACATCGGCGTTGGACCGGGCAGAGATGATATAATAGTAAGGGGTGAGCAATGA
- the waaF gene encoding lipopolysaccharide heptosyltransferase II, whose protein sequence is MRILVIQTAWIGDNILTLPLIQILAEAGNEVEVMTTPKAHQIYVNNPFVSDILLFDKNGADRGIGGILRIVPIVKSRNYDAALLAQRWWRSALIAFLARIPLRIGFKSSPAKILYTKTVDVSNFDHEAKRLAALAIPLGIAYSQLPQPKLYPAESHRIQAHLFLSENAPKGKRLIFIAPGSAWETKRYPFLAEVGRKLVESGYAIGIVGSIGEKELCRSIAEEIGREIFVSTNNDILFTSALFSFGEVVIANDSGAGHIAAASGVPVVSIFGPTTPEMGFYPLASKAKVVEVNLECRPCGPHGHKRCPKGHHNCMRLIKPEEVVAAALSLIE, encoded by the coding sequence ATGCGGATTCTCGTTATACAGACTGCGTGGATAGGTGATAACATACTGACTCTACCGCTCATACAAATTCTCGCTGAAGCTGGTAACGAGGTCGAGGTAATGACGACCCCCAAGGCTCACCAAATTTATGTTAACAACCCCTTCGTGAGCGATATCTTGTTGTTCGACAAAAACGGCGCAGACCGGGGGATAGGTGGCATATTAAGAATCGTGCCGATTGTTAAGTCGAGAAATTATGATGCAGCTTTGCTGGCACAAAGGTGGTGGCGCAGCGCATTAATAGCATTCCTGGCAAGGATACCTTTAAGGATAGGTTTTAAGTCTTCCCCAGCTAAAATACTTTACACTAAAACAGTTGATGTTTCAAATTTTGACCATGAAGCTAAAAGGCTTGCGGCTCTTGCCATTCCGCTTGGCATAGCATACTCCCAATTACCACAGCCAAAGCTTTATCCTGCCGAGTCCCATCGAATTCAGGCTCATCTGTTTCTTTCCGAAAACGCGCCCAAAGGCAAAAGGCTGATATTCATTGCGCCAGGAAGTGCCTGGGAAACGAAGCGGTACCCGTTTCTCGCCGAAGTAGGAAGAAAACTCGTGGAAAGTGGCTATGCTATTGGCATCGTGGGTTCCATTGGAGAAAAGGAACTTTGCCGTTCCATAGCGGAAGAGATCGGCAGGGAAATATTCGTTTCAACGAACAACGACATTTTATTTACATCAGCGCTTTTCTCTTTTGGCGAGGTGGTCATAGCAAACGACTCCGGTGCTGGGCACATCGCGGCTGCCTCTGGTGTGCCAGTGGTTTCTATTTTTGGCCCAACTACCCCTGAAATGGGATTTTATCCTTTGGCTTCTAAGGCTAAAGTAGTCGAAGTTAATCTCGAATGCCGACCGTGCGGACCTCATGGACATAAAAGGTGCCCAAAGGGACATCACAATTGCATGAGGCTCATAAAGCCTGAAGAGGTTGTCGCAGCGGCGCTTTCTTTAATAGAATAA
- the bamA gene encoding outer membrane protein assembly factor BamA — protein MTKPAALLHIFVFIALLGGIAYSQHLVINKINVYGTEQTSPELVKVNSGLEVGKPLSIAALQEAIRSIYALGSYEDVRILATKGPYGYDIEIRVKELPRLGKLIFKGNKKLKKSELEKASKLQTGTYLSPAKVFRAIKEIQSKYAKEGLPGVEIKYELKASDKKGQVDLIFHINEKEAAYVEKIEFVGIKAFSPRKLKKLMETKEKSLFRSGKFDPEQYRKDLDKIEEYYHKKGYITAKIIRDSVGYSGKRIHIKIWLDEGEQYYLKEVKFVGNTIFDDKKLISLLRVKPGKVFNLEKMQKTYQDIYFAYTDEGYIHCQIDPKQDIKDDSVSVTILINEGKQAHVRLIEIVGNTRTFEKVIRRELVIYPGDVFRRNLLILSQRNVYFLNYFEEVVPEFRMLPNGDVDITFRVKEKSIGRFQVGAGYNARDKLVGTISIGMPNAFGRGWTLDLNYEFGHLRNNLSFSFTEPWLFDTPTLLGIDLYNTIWHWEGHYSELRRGGAIRLGRKLIKPRFFSIYTRYKLESVEIYDVSESYIPYPAYDITKIDWPQLESSIMLSIERDSRDSRLFATKGSKNSVSVEHAGEFLGGDIEFQKVIVKSDWYFPLHKYLTFVFKANYGILTNMWGDPEKVPYGERFFPGGMSFDGQIRGYTDRSIGPLAYTEPVYDSTAIPDAAGRIPMISPSMPYQPGGRSTLTLNLELRVPIVKDQLYVFGFFDAGNAWLKPNQTRLSDLKRGAGFGVRFVVPMMGIFGLDFGYGFDLTKPGWQVHFWIGPEF, from the coding sequence ATGACAAAACCAGCTGCGCTCCTACACATTTTTGTTTTTATTGCCCTTCTTGGTGGTATTGCTTACTCGCAACATCTCGTTATAAACAAAATCAATGTTTACGGCACCGAGCAAACGAGTCCGGAACTGGTTAAGGTTAATTCAGGGCTTGAGGTCGGAAAACCACTGTCCATCGCAGCACTTCAGGAAGCCATACGAAGCATCTACGCTCTCGGGAGCTATGAGGATGTAAGAATACTGGCAACCAAAGGACCCTACGGCTACGACATAGAAATACGAGTAAAGGAACTGCCGAGACTGGGGAAGTTAATATTTAAAGGCAACAAAAAACTCAAAAAAAGCGAGCTTGAGAAAGCCTCAAAACTCCAAACTGGAACTTACCTTTCGCCGGCAAAGGTTTTTAGAGCCATAAAGGAAATCCAATCAAAATACGCCAAAGAGGGGCTTCCCGGCGTTGAGATAAAGTATGAACTTAAGGCTTCAGATAAAAAGGGACAAGTCGACCTTATATTCCATATCAACGAAAAAGAGGCCGCATATGTTGAGAAAATAGAATTCGTTGGCATCAAAGCTTTCTCGCCAAGGAAGCTTAAGAAACTTATGGAAACCAAAGAAAAGTCACTCTTTCGCTCCGGTAAATTCGACCCGGAGCAATACAGGAAAGACCTCGATAAAATTGAGGAATACTATCACAAAAAGGGCTACATAACCGCAAAGATAATAAGAGACTCAGTAGGCTATAGTGGCAAAAGGATTCATATAAAAATATGGCTGGATGAGGGTGAGCAATACTACCTTAAGGAAGTTAAATTCGTTGGTAACACGATTTTCGACGACAAGAAACTCATCTCGCTGCTTCGGGTTAAACCCGGAAAAGTTTTCAATCTCGAGAAGATGCAGAAAACCTATCAAGACATATATTTTGCCTATACTGACGAGGGCTACATTCACTGTCAGATCGACCCGAAACAGGACATAAAGGATGATAGCGTTAGTGTTACTATATTAATAAACGAGGGGAAGCAAGCTCATGTCAGACTAATAGAGATTGTGGGAAACACACGAACCTTTGAAAAGGTCATAAGACGAGAGCTGGTGATATATCCGGGCGATGTTTTCAGAAGAAACTTACTGATTTTAAGCCAGCGAAATGTCTATTTCCTCAACTACTTCGAGGAGGTGGTTCCGGAATTCAGGATGCTTCCCAACGGCGATGTAGATATAACATTCAGGGTCAAGGAAAAGTCTATTGGCAGATTTCAGGTCGGCGCGGGATATAACGCGCGGGATAAACTCGTCGGCACGATATCAATAGGTATGCCCAACGCATTTGGGCGAGGATGGACTCTTGACCTGAATTACGAATTCGGGCACTTAAGGAACAATCTTTCGTTCTCGTTTACTGAACCATGGCTTTTCGACACCCCCACGCTTCTTGGCATTGACCTTTACAACACCATATGGCACTGGGAGGGGCACTACTCGGAACTTCGTCGCGGTGGGGCGATAAGGCTTGGCAGAAAGCTTATAAAACCGAGATTTTTTTCCATATACACCCGCTATAAGCTCGAGTCGGTCGAAATTTATGATGTTTCCGAAAGCTACATTCCCTATCCAGCATATGACATAACTAAAATAGACTGGCCACAACTGGAGTCATCCATCATGCTCTCCATCGAGCGGGACAGCCGGGACTCTCGCCTTTTCGCTACCAAAGGAAGCAAGAATTCAGTAAGTGTTGAGCATGCTGGCGAATTTCTTGGCGGAGACATCGAGTTCCAGAAAGTAATCGTAAAATCCGATTGGTATTTTCCACTGCACAAGTACCTCACATTCGTCTTCAAAGCGAACTATGGTATTCTTACTAATATGTGGGGAGACCCAGAAAAAGTTCCATACGGTGAGCGCTTTTTCCCGGGCGGAATGAGCTTCGATGGTCAGATAAGAGGCTATACAGACCGCTCCATCGGTCCCCTGGCATACACAGAGCCAGTTTACGACTCGACAGCCATACCTGACGCAGCGGGCAGGATACCTATGATATCGCCTTCAATGCCGTACCAGCCGGGCGGCAGAAGCACGCTAACGCTAAACCTTGAGCTCAGAGTACCCATAGTAAAAGACCAACTTTATGTTTTTGGCTTTTTCGATGCAGGAAACGCCTGGCTTAAACCCAACCAGACTCGTTTATCCGACCTTAAACGCGGCGCAGGATTTGGCGTTAGGTTCGTTGTGCCTATGATGGGAATTTTTGGGCTCGACTTCGGCTACGGATTCGACCTGACAAAACCCGGCTGGCAAGTTCACTTCTGGATTGGACCTGAGTTCTAA